One window of Candidatus Nitrospira kreftii genomic DNA carries:
- a CDS encoding hypothetical protein (conserved exported protein of unknown function), which produces MKTLACLVLILSMNIGVLLDGVQAQVLDFDSVRLGDRALAFASGSIQKASPIDGTVNLVTGDNQSTGNRMLLGKGDSLYLRLNTSTDVAVGDLFTVYRRVRKVFHPVTQEYLGFVVNRSAIVKVTAADHALTTAETIISYGPISPGDPVVRFTAPTLDLEPSPVENVSNLDGMIIELQADRSMTLVAQSNVVYLDRGKDDGLKAGDLLDIQRYSAGLPSRTIGKLKVLTTEPHTGVAKVLKANTRVMKGDRFRLVESAAPMLQPLATNEESFVAGASEQASLVVPGDLVSSKLKVQDASGQSRLNLGELAKFLHYDSGDAAIKPESYTVLDQLIEYLHTSGDTRLIRIEGHTDNVEIGPSLKSRYPSNFELSKVRANGVLRYLLEKGEVESTRLSAVGLGDSKPVATNTVEEGRTKNRRVEILLYSPDADTSALQPSVETQAQSPGGNLSTLNARDTNDQQTSSGAALSDRDDSPRSGTLSVGDSSQTSGRGGASADNGSNPNGATSTDTNQQDMPQQPAAGTQAD; this is translated from the coding sequence ATGAAAACCTTGGCATGCCTTGTCTTGATTCTATCCATGAATATCGGCGTCTTACTCGATGGGGTACAAGCCCAGGTATTAGACTTCGATTCCGTTCGGTTAGGAGACCGAGCGCTCGCGTTCGCCAGTGGGTCCATCCAGAAAGCTTCCCCGATCGATGGGACCGTGAACTTGGTGACCGGTGATAATCAGTCCACGGGGAATCGAATGCTTTTAGGTAAGGGAGATTCGCTCTATCTCAGGCTAAACACCTCGACTGATGTGGCGGTTGGAGATCTTTTTACGGTGTACCGACGCGTTCGTAAGGTGTTTCATCCGGTGACCCAGGAATATCTCGGCTTCGTTGTGAATCGATCAGCGATTGTGAAGGTAACCGCGGCCGATCATGCCCTAACCACAGCTGAAACTATTATCAGCTATGGACCTATCTCTCCTGGCGACCCAGTTGTGAGATTTACCGCTCCAACTTTAGATCTCGAGCCGAGCCCCGTGGAGAACGTTTCCAATCTCGACGGCATGATCATTGAGCTCCAGGCTGACCGATCTATGACACTTGTTGCACAATCTAACGTTGTGTACCTGGATCGAGGCAAAGATGATGGATTGAAGGCCGGTGATCTTCTCGATATCCAGCGTTATAGCGCGGGACTTCCTTCGCGAACAATCGGCAAACTCAAGGTATTGACGACCGAACCACACACCGGTGTGGCCAAAGTCCTTAAAGCCAACACACGCGTTATGAAAGGAGATCGGTTCAGGCTCGTTGAGTCGGCTGCGCCCATGCTGCAGCCTCTCGCAACAAACGAGGAATCCTTTGTAGCGGGGGCCAGTGAACAAGCCAGCCTTGTGGTCCCAGGAGATCTGGTATCTAGCAAGCTCAAAGTACAGGATGCCTCTGGACAAAGTCGCCTCAATCTTGGCGAGCTAGCCAAGTTTCTGCACTATGACTCGGGAGACGCAGCCATTAAGCCTGAAAGTTACACGGTACTAGATCAGTTAATTGAGTATCTCCACACAAGTGGCGATACGAGGTTAATCCGAATCGAAGGTCATACGGATAATGTGGAGATCGGCCCCTCTCTCAAATCAAGGTATCCCAGCAATTTTGAATTGTCCAAGGTGCGCGCAAACGGTGTCCTTCGGTATCTTCTGGAGAAGGGTGAGGTTGAATCAACTCGTCTCAGCGCCGTGGGGCTTGGGGATAGCAAGCCAGTCGCCACGAATACGGTCGAGGAGGGACGGACGAAAAATCGGCGCGTGGAGATTCTTCTATACAGTCCAGACGCGGATACCTCAGCACTGCAACCTAGTGTTGAGACCCAAGCGCAATCGCCGGGAGGCAACCTTTCCACCCTGAACGCGCGCGATACCAACGACCAGCAGACCTCCTCAGGCGCTGCCCTCTCCGACAGGGATGATTCCCCTCGCAGCGGAACT